In Panicum virgatum strain AP13 chromosome 4N, P.virgatum_v5, whole genome shotgun sequence, a single window of DNA contains:
- the LOC120669269 gene encoding putative cyclin-dependent kinase F-2, whose translation MAASVASFAQGELGRRLGARSAAPEDASSEPSAAGAATARNDRGDRICGLAAFKRIKKIGEGAYGTVLKARDRRTGEVVAIKSARDGSSEAAAAALLREAALLAACAGNTAVVALREVVRSESGGLHLVMDFGGPSLHDIISERRRRHDRPFTESEARRMMAQLLAGVGSMHARGIIHRDLKPGNVLVGENDRRLKICDLGLARSTAEPPLDVQLEGTLGYIAPEALMCQKDCAEPVDIWALGCIMAELVSGEMLFQEDDEYTQLASIVVLLGIRDQVSQMSLGVSEQPSKLREKVPEERLSPAGFDVLRGLLEYDPKDRLTAAVAQMMPWFEDKQDFRVP comes from the coding sequence ATGGCGGCGTCCGTGGCCTCCTTCGCGCAgggcgagctcggccgccgaCTAGGCGCGCGCTCGGCCGCTCCTGAAGACGCAAGCAGCGAGCCCTCTGCCGCCGGTGCTGCAACTGCGAGGAACGATCGAGGGGATCGCATTTGTGGATTGGCCGCATTCAAGAGGATCAAGAAGATCGGTGAGGGCGCTTACGGCACCGTGTTGAAGGCGCGCGACCGCCGCACCGGTGAGGTGGTCGCCATCAAGTCCGCGCGCGACGGCagcagcgaggcggcggcggcggcgctgctgcgggAGGCCGCACTGCTCGCAGCTTGCGCCGGCAATACCGCGGTAGTGGCGCTCCGGGAGGTGGTCCGGTCGGAGTCGGGCGGCCTGCACCTGGTGATGGATTTCGGCGGCCCGAGCCTCCACGACATAATCAGcgagcgccgtcgccgccatgacCGCCCGTTCACCGAGTCGGAGGCGCGCCGCATGATGGCGCAGCTGCTGGCCGGCGTGGGGTCGATGCACGCCCGCGGCATCATCCACCGCGACCTCAAGCCCGGCAATGTGCTCGTCGGGGAGAACGACCGCCGGCTCAAGATCTGCGACCTCGGCCTCGCCAGGTCCACGGCCGAGCCACCGCTGGACGTACAGCTTGAGGGCACGCTCGGTTACATCGCGCCAGAAGCGCTCATGTGCCAGAAGGACTGCGCCGAGCCCGTCGACATTTGGGCTCTCGGCTGCATAATGGCCGAACTCGTCAGCGGGGAGATGCTCTTCCAAGAAGACGACGAGTACACACAGCTAGCTAGCATCGTCGTCCTCCTTGGGATCCGTGACCAAGTGTCACAAATGTCATTGGGTGTGTCGGAGCAACCGAGCAAGCTCCGGGAGAAGGTGCCGGAGGAGCGGCTGTCGCCGGCGGGTTTTGACGTCCTGCGTGGTCTACTGGAATACGACCCCAAGGACAGGCTCACCGCAGCAGTGGCACAGATGATGCCATGGTTTGAAGACAAGCAAGACTTCAGGGTGCCTTAG